The DNA sequence TGCCTTTTAATATATTGCATTCGGATTAATTTGAAAAGGTCAAGTAGTAAATGAAAATCTTTAAATATTGTGTGTAATATGAATGAGGGACACAAATTTAGTACACGCCTCAACTTTGGCTAACTGATAAGTATAAAAAGTTATTTGAGTCACGAATGTATTCTTTGAATATAAGCCATTGGATatatattcactcaatctaataATCAATCTTACACCATAAGTTGGTAACATGTCATTAGTATAAGATTGATCATTAGAATGAGTGAATATGCTTATATTCAAAAAGCGCATTGGTGAGCCAAATAACTTCTAATAGTTAGCGGTCAGCCAAAGTTGAGGCATGTATTGAATTTGTGACCGTGAATGAGTTTGTGATGTTATAATACTTAAGATTAAAAGATGTTCAATctatttgacaaaaaaaaaaaaaaggcagaATTATGCGAGAGTCAGGTCTCATTGCACTTGATGATTGCATGCTCCCTCCCAACTTCCTGGGAAGGCCATGAAGCAGGTAAACCCGTCACcaatatacccttcttcaaatTGGTTACTTGGTTTTTTGTGGAATGGCAAATCGGTATATTCATGGATACCGGTTTCATCACTTTGATGCAAATGTGGTTGTGGCTCATCTaattttactcatttttgttCATTTAGCAAAACATCTCTACATTTAAGGTGTTGTCCTTCCTTCCATTCAATCACTTTGTAGCTTAATAAATTCTGTATGCGAGCAAGAATGAAGGTGAACGATATTCCAATGATCTTATTTGTAATTCTGATTTCTTACTCACTCTATATCTGCCACTGCACCCTCCCATTAGTATGGTTGGAAAAATTAACAGTTTACAGTGAACCATTATTCGCCCTCCCCTTTCTTGATTCATGTATGATCTATAGAGATCTCATTTGCATTATTCCATGTTATGTAGTTAGTTCGTGCATTTTATAAAGGTATATTGTAGTAAGTTTGCAACAAGTCTTCACATTTCTCGAACATCAACGTTTTGTATATTGTATCTGGAACCTAACCTTACAAGACATGCGAAGCCAATTGAGGGGCAGGTTTTGCTAATGTTACAAGAAAGAAACTAACATAACTAGAACTGCCCATTCCAGAAGTTTTATAATAAATCATGGCTAGTACACAATGCATTTTCATACATGTATAAATACTCCACTACAGATCAGTAGTAGTAACTCACATCGCTTGTTTTCGAGATCACAACACAAGTTGACGGGGAAGGAAGATGCCTATCTAAACATTTATAGCAGCAACTTTCTCTGTCAATCCATCTACCATATCCTCATTGACCTCCGCGATTGGTTCCTCCTAAAGCAAAACAAATACATTCAACACAAGCGCTAGAGAAATGTATTTCATCGAGTCCAAATTTGAATGCAAATATTAGAGATCATCTAACTGTGCATGCTTACAACCATGGAATAAGCCAGACAAACCAAAAGAATGGAACAGAAAAGTGGTTGAAGAACCATATTGCGCATGCAAGGATATTGTTAGTACCTCTGGTTCTTTACTTGGTTTCTCATAACTCCTTGAACCGCTAATGCTGGCACTTTTCAAGAGGCAACGTGTGCTGTTGTTTGGTTTTGAGGGCCCATTTTCTGCATTGGTGTTTCCAGCAGCATCAGACTCTCGAGGATTAGACAAATTTGAGCCGCTGGGTCTTTCatcatttttgtttttctcatccTTTGGAACACAAACTCGCTCTCTGGAAAACGTTGAATAGCAATAGTCAATACAGATAACATAGAAAACACCAGAGGTAAAAGGAACACAGGCATTTCTGCCAACCAGATTTTATCTTTAAACAAACATATCTGgattaaaattatataagggCAACAAAATAGAATTAAATCTGGAAGAGAACTAGATGAAAAGGCTGCATGCTGCCAAGCTCCCCCAGATGTTTAACCAACACTTGCCTGGGTAAGGAGGCATGCTGTCTCTGCAATGGAGTGCTTCGCTCACCCTTGCCATAATGTTCCTCAAGATGTGCAAACTGTCGCTTGAACCGATCAACCCCACTATGcaacaaaataatatagaatTACTAACTAAAAACTAAAGCATGTAATGCTTGAAATTTCAAAGAACCCTCATTACATATTAGCTCCTAGATGACTTGAATCACAGAAAATTAACCATCGTAATTTCATAGgaataaaaaaatctaactaATATAAGGATAAACATCAGCAAGAATAGATACTACCAAGGGATTATGATGATACTAGTGTAACAAATAAAACAAGTATGTTGGTGTTTTGCTACTGGAGGATCTAGTTCTAAATAGAACTTTTTGGGATTCCAGAAAAAAAATCCCAGCATTCCAGCAAAATATCAGTGCAACAATAATAAGTGTGTACAAGGGCTCCTGATCGTAGCTATAAATTACTATGAATTGTGAGAAGTATACAATAGCAGTTGAGTTAATACATTATATTTCAATAATGAAAGACCGTGCCTTGTGAAAAGAACAGACAGGCTGTCCATGCCTGTCTGATTTTGATATAAGCATCAAGCAATCAATAAACTATTTAGCATATCGGCACATCTACCTTGGATACATGAAGCTGGTTTGTTCTCCTCCACGAAGATATTCCTGGAGCATCTGGGGATGATACTCCAAAATCTGTTTGCTTCAATAGTATAATTAGTTACTATCACAATAAAGAAGCAACAATAAATCGAAGCAAGAGTGACTGAAATGCATAGTTGTACCTCTCGATAAATCAACTCTCTAACATCATCTTTGGTCAATTTCCTTCTCTCAAACTCAAACTCAAGTTTTGAAATGGGTTGAGTGGATGGCTCACGATCCACATTTGACAAGCCTCGAAAATAAGGATCGGCTAAAGCCTGCAATCACAAGCATCACAGAGGTATTGAAATCTTTCCCTTGGTGATTACCAATAAAATTTCACATTTGTAACTATATAGATAATGGAAATGGAAAATAACATCTTCAGCTGTTGGACGATCTTTAGGATCAAATGCAAGTAAGCGCTCCAGTAATCGAAGAGCCAATGGATCTGAAGTTGGAAATTTTTGAGATAACGGAACTCGTTGCTTCTTTCGCATGCCACTAAGATATCTTCTAGCTTTCTCATTTCGAATCTGTGAAATTAGGATTAACAATGATATTCCCAAAGACAGAAGGAACAGTCAAATTTAGTGAAATGATTGCGGCATGTCATATGGTTGGATATCAAACTAGACTTTGAAAAACTAACCCTTGCAATGGACTCAGGTGGAGGACTGCCAAGCAAATCGGTCATGAGATCCAATTGGTGCACCACATTTTTACCCGGAAACAATGGCTTTCCATTGAGCATTTCTGCAAATATGCATCCAATGCTCCAGATATCAATTGCAGGGGTATACTGCACAACACAAGGATTAAAAATTTACATTTACATTTACATAGATATTCCATTCCATTACTTTTAAGCAAACTCATCTTGTTGTATCTTGCAGAAGCAACCTAGAGGTATTGTCAAAGTAGAGAGAAGCTTACTTTAGAGAAAAAAGAACCACATAATTCAGGTGCCCGGTACCACCGAGTTGCAACATAGTCCTTAGTAAGAGTAAGTAAATTAAGTCAGCAAGAGGTTGGTAAACGAGTAACAGATTGACATGGCATGCACAATAGTACACTTACAGTCCAGAATATAGCTGATGGAGCATCATTAAAAGAAACTCGAGCAAGTCCAAAATCACATATCTTTAGTTTGCAATCAGCATTGGCAAGAATATTTTTGGGCTTTAAGTCACGATGAAAAACATTTGCTGAGAGATAAacagtgtatatatatatatatgagtatAAATGCGATGGCAGTATGAACTAattataagaaattaaaaaaccTAATAATACCTGTATGTATATATTTGAGGCCTCGAAGAAGTTGGTACAAGAAAAATTGGTGATGCTCAGGTGTAAGATCATCGTTTGCCTTGATTACTTGATGAAGGTCAGATTCCATCAACTCAAAGACAACGTAGATATCCTTGAACTCTCGACGGGAAGGAGGAAGCATAATATGTTTAATTTCTACTATATCAGGATGGCGAAGTAAGCGCAGGAGCTTAATTTCTCTTAGGATTCTTGTAGCATCCGATACATGTTCAAAAACATCATTGATTTTCTTGATTGCAACTTTTTCCCCGGTATGAGTGTCAAGGGCAGAGCCCACGACGCCATAACTTCCTTTCCCGATGACTTCGTGGATTTGGTATCGGCTTGCCTCTCCATACTCAGTGAAAAACTCAGCTTCTGCAGAACCCTGTTTGATAAGCAGAAAATCCATtagggtctagggtctagggtctagggAAGGGGACAACAGTACACACTGGCAATGCCAATGCCAATGCTGTGATCGGGAATGACAATTAcaattacaattaaaattagaattacAATCTCGAGAAGAAAGGTTTGAGATCTGGGACCTTTTTGTGGGGATCCATGGAAGAGTGTTTGAAGAAGATCTGGGTAGGGACTTTGAGGGGCTTCAATCCAGAGATATCAAAGTCATCGTCAATGGTGAGTTCAGTTTCTTGATTGCTAGTGGGAATAGAGGCCAATTGTGCCCGCAAATCTCTCACCAACAACACATCGctcctattattattattattattgttattattattattattatcgaTAATAATACGATCGTCCCCTTTAATAGCTGAAGAAGCACGTCTTTGGAATAAGCGTCGAATCCCTTCCACGAGCgttccaccaccaccaccacccatCCTGTCTACTTCGCTTACAATACTCTTTTTATGTATTCGCCTTCGACTCTCTGCCACTCCAATCCACcatttctccttctctctcttaCTTGGATTCTTTTTTGCGATGCGGAGAATCCAGGCACTCAGCAGAATCAGAGAGAGGTAGGTCAAATTCTTATTAGTAAGGGGAGGGGAATTTAGTCAATTTACCATGTTCTAAATGTTAAGTGGTAGTAGTTATCCGTGTTAGATAATTGTTGCTTCCCTAATACTGCTTGCTACTTGATTGAtggaataatttatttatttatttaaggaTGTTGATTATTGTAACGTCAAGTGCGAATGAGCTGTTGCCATATGGGTCAGTGATCGCACTTCTCTCCTGTTTTGTCATtgctaatttaatttattttttacgcGGTTGACAGGTACGTGCTAGTGATGTTGTGAtgcttctttttttcctttctttcccACATGATATCTTGTCTACCtttataattttctttctttttttttcttttaatgaaTTACTATTTACTAGGCATCTATCAGCTCACGAAGCATGAGGTGTCGCTTCCGTCATTTCTCAGTTTGGCGTTCCTAACATATGAGTATTGGACCCTCGCTCTCGCCCTATTGCAGTTTTAGTTGTGGCCATGATGCAGGAGGTGGCAGCTGCAACTAGCTTCAGTGCCATACCCTCATTTTGGCGGGGATCACCGAGGTGTTGGCGAATTATTCGTTTTTCATTTGAGTATGTGTCAATAAGTGAAGTACATGATTTGGCTCCCATTTTAGATTTCCCGTTGCATGTTCAGTGACTCAGCACGAGTTGAAGGTTATGGTTAAGTATGCTTCtgtttttttttggggggggacGTTGGTATGcttctttttttcttgataGGGGTGGGGAATAATTCTGGTCAGTGATCACTCGAACATATAACGTGAATTGTTGTACTTGAGTTTGTTAGTTCCCTTTGCAGTCTGTAACTTTTACCGGTCTGCTTTTAAGCTCGAGACCTTATTATTAGGTATAATTATGGTTGAAGTTTTCCAGTTTAGTAACTACTCTTACCAATTTGACCTGAATAAGT is a window from the Arachis stenosperma cultivar V10309 chromosome 3, arast.V10309.gnm1.PFL2, whole genome shotgun sequence genome containing:
- the LOC130968463 gene encoding mitogen-activated protein kinase 9-like; translated protein: MGGGGGGTLVEGIRRLFQRRASSAIKGDDRIIIDNNNNNNNNNNNNRSDVLLVRDLRAQLASIPTSNQETELTIDDDFDISGLKPLKVPTQIFFKHSSMDPHKKGSAEAEFFTEYGEASRYQIHEVIGKGSYGVVGSALDTHTGEKVAIKKINDVFEHVSDATRILREIKLLRLLRHPDIVEIKHIMLPPSRREFKDIYVVFELMESDLHQVIKANDDLTPEHHQFFLYQLLRGLKYIHTANVFHRDLKPKNILANADCKLKICDFGLARVSFNDAPSAIFWTDYVATRWYRAPELCGSFFSKYTPAIDIWSIGCIFAEMLNGKPLFPGKNVVHQLDLMTDLLGSPPPESIARIRNEKARRYLSGMRKKQRVPLSQKFPTSDPLALRLLERLLAFDPKDRPTAEDALADPYFRGLSNVDREPSTQPISKLEFEFERRKLTKDDVRELIYREILEYHPQMLQEYLRGGEQTSFMYPSGVDRFKRQFAHLEEHYGKGERSTPLQRQHASFSRERVCVPKDEKNKNDERPSGSNLSNPRESDAAGNTNAENGPSKPNNSTRCLLKSASISGSRSYEKPSKEPEEEPIAEVNEDMVDGLTEKVAAINV